A single window of Anopheles moucheti chromosome 2, idAnoMoucSN_F20_07, whole genome shotgun sequence DNA harbors:
- the LOC128298833 gene encoding aminopeptidase A-like, whose product MTVKPVTAVVIGSGMTVRPAAHFAQNASEREQRRRSIVILSLLAACAFLFVLSLCLLTALVMVGRNLSSDAGSHSDLTAATDDTHLFVNNNIVSHDGETASSDNGTGGQYNRSTIFLPNSVFSTVTPTATRSEAAGRMNRVFKMGTQVVDKLGFRLPRHIAPVHYELWLHPDLQRETFAGRVGIELNVSESTNYIVLHSKLLTITETVLRELRSSNERPEREINISRAYEIPEHDYWIIETQSEIGAGAYRLSVQFNGSLADRIIGFYSSKYLDKTTNQTRKIATSKFEPTFARQAFPCFDEPHLKAEYTIHLVHPSGDGYEALSNMNIAETVANDPSTGLSTTKFERSVKMSTYLVVFIVSDFLYKEVLITPEHGNPFPLRVYATRFQQENVDFALATARTIIQYYVKYFGIAYPLPKLDMAAIPDFVSGAMETWGLVTYRETSILYNKDTSSTANKQRVAGVIAHELAHMWFGNLVTMQWWNELWLNEGFASYIEYKGMHEASPDWGIEEQFIIDDLHGVLTLDATLGSHPIVMSVENPNQITEIFDTITYSKGASVIRMLEDFVTPAVFQQGVTSYLTKLAFSNSVSEDLMRELDELVDTVSVTTVMDTFTKQKGFPVVTVTVNALQYVLQQQRFLADKDANETEESPFSYRWYIPITYVASNAAPGAEPQRIWFPNDQNMVTIDKPAGSNWIKLNYRQIGYYRVNYPVEMWEQFGEALLKDVNTFTIGDRTGLLNDAFALADATLLPYNNALDLTRYLSNESEYVPWSAIASKLKTIRNLLYNFNSYDEITNYTRTLVSEAVQSVGWVVPDDGEHMKNLLRTTILDLACSFGHPGCLTEASRLFLGWLNNGETIHPDLRSVVYTYGIQTGVSVADWDEVLNRFRQENDANEKTKLMVALASYPDQRTMRRFLELSWEPALVRTQDQLSCIQYIAANRHGEQAAWEHVRENWPRLVERFGIGERNLGRMIPSITGRFTTLARLNELEDFFARYPEAGAGAAARRQALETIQNNIRWLQLNEANVANWLNENRV is encoded by the exons ATGACGGTGAAACCGGTAACGGCGGTTGTAATTGGTTCCGGGATGACCGTCCGACCGGCTGCACATTTCGCGCAAAATGCATCCGAACGCGAACAGCGGCGCCGCTCGATCGTGATACTTTCGCTACTGGCCGCTTGTGCGTTCCTGTTCGTGCTGTCACTCTGCCTACTGACAGCACTGGTGATGGTCGGGCGCAATCTGTCATCCGATGCTGGCAGTCATTCCGATCTGACAGCTGCTACCGATGATACGCATTTATTtgtcaacaacaacattgtATCGCACGACGGTGAAACGGCGTCCAGTGATAACGGCACCGGTGGCCAGTACAACCGTAGCACTATCTTCCTACCGAACTCGGTATTTTCTACAGTGACACCAACAGCAACTCGGTCAGAGGCGGCCGGTCGAATGAATCGGGTGTTTAAGATGGGTACGCAGGTGGTGGACAAGTTAGGCTTCCGGTTACCGCGGCACATTGCACCGGTGCATTACGAGCTGTGGTTACATCCGGATTTGCAGCGTGAAACATTCGCCGGGCGCGTTGGCATCGAGCTGAATGTGTCCGAGTCGACGAACTATATTGTGCTGCACAGCAAGCTGCTAACCATCACGGAAACGGTGCTGCGTGAGCTGAGGAGCAGCAATGAGCGACCGGAGCGTGAAATCAACATATCCCGGGCGTATGAAATACCGGAGCATGATTACTGGATCATCGAAACGCAGAGCGAAATAGGGGCCGGTGCTTATCGGTTAAGTGTGCAATTTAATGGCAGCTTGGCGGACCGTATCATCGGGTTCTACAGCAGCAAGTACCTCGACAAGACCACGAACCAAACGAG AAAAATTGCAACATCCAAGTTTGAGCCAACGTTCGCTCGGCAAGCGTTCCCATGCTTCGACGAGCCGCATCTGAAGGCCGAATATACGATCCATTTGGTTCACCCGTCCGGCGATGGTTACGAGGCACTGTCCAACATGAACATCGCCGAAACGGTAGCGAACGATCCTTCGACCGGGTTAAGCACAACAAAGTTCGAGCGAAGCGTTAAGATGAGCACCTACCTCGTGGTGTTTATCGTGAGCGATTTCCTTTATAAGGAGGTACTGATCACACCGGAACATGGCAATCCGTTTCCTTTGCGCGTATACGCCACCCGGTTCCAGCAGGAGAACGTTGACTTCGCGCTTGCCACCGCACGTACCATCATTCAGtattatgtaaaatatttcgGTATCGCATACCCACTGCCCAAGCTGGATATGGCCGCTATACCGGACTTTGTATCGGGTGCGATGGAAACGTGGGGATTGGTCACGTACCGTGAAACGTCAATCCTGTACAACAAGGACACGAGCAGTACGGCCAACAAGCAGCGGGTGGCGGGCGTGATTGCGCACGAGCTGGCCCACATGTGGTTCGGCAACCTGGTAACGATGCAGTGGTGGAACGAGCTGTGGCTAAACGAGGGTTTCGCGAGCTACATCGAATACAAGGGCATGCACGAGGCGTCCCCGGATTGGGGCATCGAGGAGCAGTTTATCATCGACGATCTGCACGGTGTGCTCACGCTCGATGCAACGCTCGGTTCGCATCCGATCGTAATGTCGGTGGAAAATCCGAACCAAATCACGGAAATTTTCGACACCATCACCTACTCCAAGGGTGCATCGGTTATACGCATGCTGGAGGACTTTGTGACACCGGCCGTCTTTCAGCAGGGTGTGACGAGCTACCTAACGAAGCTGGCCTTCTCGAACAGTGTATCGGAGGATCTGATGCGCGAGCTGGACGAGCTGGTGGATACGGTGAGCGTTACAACCGTGATGGATACGTTCACGAAGCAGAAAGGTTTCCCGGTTGTGACGGTCACGGTGAACGCATTGCAGTACGTGCTACAGCAACAACGCTTCCTGGCCGATAAGGACGCGAATGAGACGGAAGAATCACCGTTCAGTTATCGCTGGTACATACCGATCACATACGTAGCCAGTAACGCCGCTCCGGGTGCTGAGCCGCAACGGATTTGGTTCCCGAACGATCAAAACATGGTGACGATCGATAAGCCGGCAGGTAGCAACTGGATTAAGCTGAACTATCGCCAGATTGGGTACTATCGGGTGAACTATCCGGTGGAAATGTGGGAACAGTTTGGTGAAGCTTTGCTCAAGGATGTAAACACGTTCACGATCGGTGATCGTACCGGACTGTTGAACGATGCGTTTGCTTTGGCGGATGCTACATTGCTGCCGTACAACAATGCGCTCGACTTGACGCGCTACTTGAGCAACGAAAGTGAGTATGTGCCGTGGTCGGCCATTGCGAGCAAGCTGAAGACGATCCGCAATCTGCTGTACAATTTCAACTCGTACGATGAGATTACG AACTACACCCGAACGTTAGTTAGCGAAGCGGTCCAATCTGTCGGCTGGGTTGTACCGGATGATGGTGAACACATGAAAAA CCTACTGCGTACGACGATCCTCGATCTAGCCTGTTCCTTCGGGCATCCTGGCTGTCTGACGGAAGCGAGCCGTCTCTTCCTTGGTTGGTTGAACAATGGCGAAACTATTCATCCCGATTTACGCTCCGTTGTCTACACGTACGGCATACAGACGGGCGTATCCGTGGCCGACTGGGACGAAGTGCTGAACCGTTTCCGGCAGGAGAACGATGCGAATGAGAAGACGAAACTTATGGTTGCCTTAGCGTCCTATCCCGATCAGCGCACGATGCGTCGCTTTTTGGAACTGTCCTGGGAGCCGGCGTTGGTCCGCACGCAGGATCAGCTTAGCTGCATCCAGTACATTGCCGCGAATCGGCACGGCGAACAGGCGGCCTGGGAGCATGTGCGCGAAAACTGGCCCCGTCTGGTGGAACGGTTCGGTATTGGTGAGCGTAACCTCGGCCGGATGATTCCATCGATTACCGGGCGCTTTACGACACTGGCGCGACTGAACGAGCTGGAAGACTTCTTCGCCCGCTATCCGGAAGCGGGTGCTGGTGCGGCCGCCCGCCGCCAAGCGCTCGAAACCATCCAGAACAACATCCGTTGGCTGCAGCTTAACGAAGCGAACGTGGCCAACTGGCTGAATGAAAATAGAGTATAG
- the LOC128310839 gene encoding endoplasmic reticulum metallopeptidase 1-like: MFQPSGQSSKQKHPKVKVLDPDIDYSKVKSVHSISSWWGIGGIFIVLFIGNITNYTNSHLPDGLRNAHLTHFPNAFIAERAWKDLKILNDFGPKPTGTYTNEVLAVDFLNREISYIDQLKNRNQQLIVQNQIVSGGYVGVYMNKSAANVYRNVQNVVVKLVGRSETSNRYALLLNCHFDSVAGSPGASDDSGSCAVMLEILRVLSRQSEVNRYSIIFLFNGAEETPLQASHGFITKHPWAGDVRAFINLESAGSGGKEMLFQSGPKHPWLIEAYAKAVPYPYAQAAAEEIFQSGVIPSDTDFRVFRDVGRIPGMDFAHTANGYRYHTRYDSIDYIPLPVLQRTGDNILALTKEIANGDELGSTERYAQGYMVFYDFLGLFFVSYSADVGLMINLSVVLLSIIIPFLSLARSTSGTHGKQIRSETMTGFLATFLGAGASGVLCFFVGLQLDTIGRSMSWYSSTNLILGVYCCPALLCQCIVHLLCDRLFGSKTTPLSLALKVQARLNGVNLFWGMITLGITFTGYRLAYIFMVLILCSLCSSTLISMLGLQNTVHKWLLMHMFFQIVALAWSTQFYHILMNMFVPITGRIGSSINPDVIIGTLATFTTLFSCSYLTPLLFLLKKTDKLIGELVAITLIALVLASSTHVGFPYRDDAVKVPAVQRHYITHTVRKFYDYNGGERYTDSGFLLQELDRNAKKTIEGIAMPDVVTPMREIPACEKELFCAIPFYSIWHQVLFENYWLPGPAPVVRQSVTVSLREKEQLNEHEHRLHLVLKGSFQSSLIIGPKAGTTLKRWSLLSEIPAPIEFNGQRGHFVLLTAGVESEPMNITLDVRHELKKYDGPLVDLLVTTTHWEYQKEHTPVFNRLLARVPSWAHVVPSVAAVNSYTY, from the exons ATGTTTCAG CCATCCGGTCAATCGTCGAAACAGAAGCACCCGAAAGTGAAGGTGCTAGATCCGGACATAG ATTATTCGAAGGTGAAAAGCGTCCATAGCATATCGTCATGGTGGGGAATTGGTGGTATATTTATTGTCCTCTTCATCGGCAACATCACTAACTACACCAATTCACACCTCCCGGATGGACTTCGGAATGCGCACCTCACCCATTTCCCGAACGCCTTCATAGCCGAACGCGCCTGGAAGGATCTGAAGATTTTGAACGATTTCGGACCGAAACCTACCGGCACGTACACGAACGAGGTGCTAGCGGTCGATTTTCTCAATCGCGAAATATCCTACATCGACCAGCTAAAAAACCGCAACCAGCAGCTGATCGTGCAAAATCAGATCGTATCGGGTGGGTACGTCGGTGTGTACATGAACAAATCGGCCGCCAACGTGTACCGTAACGTGCAGAACGTCGTTGTAAAGCTGGTAGGCCGGAGCGAAACCTCCAATCGGTATGCACTGCTACTGAACTGTCACTTCGACTCGGTGGCCGGATCACCGGGTGCAAGCGATGATTCTGGCAGTTGTGCGGTGATGTTGGAAATTTTGCGCGTACTATCCCGCCAATCGGAGGTGAACCGGTATTCGATCATCTTTCTGTTTAATGGGGCTGAGGAAACACCGCTGCAGGCGTCGCACGGCTTCATCACGAAGCATCCGTGGGCTGGGGATGTACGGGCGTTTATCAATCTGGAGTCGGCCGGTTCCGGCGGCAAAGAAATGTTATTTCAAAGCGGCCCGAAACATCCGTGGCTGATAGAAGCGTACGCGAAGGCCGTTCCTTACCCGTACGCACAAGCGGCTGCGGAAGAAATCTTTCAGTCTGGTGTCATACCTTCGGATACTGATTTTCGGGTGTTTCGTGATGTTGGTCGCATTCCAGGGATGGATTTTGCTCACACAGCTAACGGATACCGTTACCATACGCGGTACGATTCGATCGATTATATTCCGTTGCCGGTGCTCCAGCGTACGGGTGATAATATTCTTGCGCTGACAAAGGAAATTGCAAATGGGGACGAGCTGGGTAGTACGGAACGGTACGCACAAGGTTACATGGTGTTTTACGATTTTCTTGGCCTATTCTTCGTATCCTACTCGGCCGATGTAGGGCTGATGATCAATTTGTCCGTGGTGCTGCTGTCCATCATCATACCATTCCTTTCGCTAGCTCGCTCCACTAGCGGTACGCATGGGAAGCAGATCCGTTCGGAGACGATGACCGGGTTTCTGGCAACGTTTCTTGGCGCCGGAGCGAGCGGTGTGCTCTGCTTCTTCGTCGGTTTGCAGCTCGATACGATTGGCCGGTCCATGTCGTGGTACTCATCGACCAACCTTATCCTTGGTGTTTACTGTTGTCCGGCTTTGCTGTGCCAGTGCATAGTACATTTGCTGTGCGATCGTTTGTTTGGTAGCAAAACG ACACCTCTGAGTCTCGCACTCAAAGTACAAGCGCGGCTAAATGGTGTGAACCTCTTCTGGGGCATGATAACGCTCGGCATAACGTTCACCGGCTATCGGCTAGCGTACATCTTCATGGTACTGATCCTGTGCTCGCTCTGCTCTAGCACACTGATTTCGATGCTTGGGCTACAAAACACAGTCCACAAATGGTTGCTCATGCATATGTTCTTCCAAATTGTTGCCCTCGCCTGGAGCACTCAATTCTACCACATTCTGATGAATATGTTCGTCCCCATTACTGGTCGTATCGGTTCGTCCATTAATCCGGACGTCATTATCGGCACGCTGGCCACCTTTACTACGCTGTTTAGCTGCAGCTATCTGACCCCGTTGctgtttttgctcaaaaaaaCCGATAAGCTTATTGGGGAGCTGGTGGCCATAACGCTGATTGCGCTGGTGCTTGCATCGTCCACACACGTTGGCTTCCCGTACCGTGATGATGCCGTCAAGGTGCCGGCCGTCCAGCGCCACTACATCACACACACGGTGCGTAAGTTCTACGATTATAATGGCGGCGAGCGGTACACGGATTCGGGCTTCCTGCTGCAAGAACTCGATCGCAATGCGAAAAAAACGATCGAGGGTATTGCGATGCCGGACGTGGTGACGCCGATGCGCGAGATACCGGCCTGCGAGAAGGAACTGTTCTGCGCCATACCTTTCTACTCGATATGGCATCAGGTTTTATTCGA GAACTATTGGCTGCCTGGACCGGCACCGGTGGTGCGACAGTCGGTTACCGTTTCACTCAGGGAAAAGGAACAATTGAACGAACACGAACATCGGTTGCATCTCGTGCTGAAGGGAAGCTTTCAATCGTCACTTATAATTGGACCGAAAGCGGGCACAACCTTAAAGCGCTGGAGCTTATTGAGTGAAATACCGGCTCCGATCGAATTTAACGGTCAGCGAGGACATTTTGTGCTGCTGACGGCCGGTGTTGAGAGTGAACCAATGAACATCACGTTAGATGTACGC CACGAGCTGAAGAAATACGACGGTCCGCTGGTCGATCTACTTGTTACAACGACACATTGGGAGTACCAAAAGGAACACACGCCTGTGTTCAATCGCCTTCTGGCGCGTGTACCAAGCTGGGCACACGTCGTTCCCTCCGTAGCTGCCGTCAATAGTTATACCTACTAG